From Chaetodon trifascialis isolate fChaTrf1 chromosome 24, fChaTrf1.hap1, whole genome shotgun sequence:
TTTATGCTACAGCTCCACAGCCGGTAAGTAGTGGCACATGGATGTGATCTGAGATGTCAAAACAACAACTGAGACTGAGAGCGTTCCTTTAAACAACGTGAATGAAGGTGACGACGGCTGTGTTTTAGAGACGGGAAGCAGAATTGGATGTCCGGCTTTGGCAGAATCTGGAGTGTCCCTCCCCCTGAGCCTGTGCCAGCTTCTTTTACGCCTCCCATGCACCCCTCCCCGTCACATACCGCTTGAGAGTTCCTAATATAGACCCAACTACTTTGTAGGAAAGGGTAACAAACCGAGCGGAGACACCAACAGTTTGAGTTTTCATGGACACAGCAGAGTTATGGAGCCGAAATCACAGGTGAAACGTTACTTGAGGATGAATATAAACAGGGGAAATTTGTTAATGGGGTTTAAAGTGTTACTGGAACCAAGGAAATGAACAGCCTTATGGATTTCCAAGTATTTTGACAATGTCATGAGGAGAATGTTTCGCtttgctgtgctgcaggtgtcATTCCCAGAAAAGAAGCAGGAACTATGGAAACAAGGTATGATTACAATAACTGGCACACACGTATGCTTcaatctgtgtttttaaagaacaGGACtgagtgtgcacatgcaggGACATGgacctgtgtctgtgtcaggtCTCTGCTGAGGCAGTGTGATCAGCTGTCATAACATGATTCCTCACAGAGGCTGATGCCACAGTCTACATGAATTTCATGAAAAGCCACTGCTGCTATGACGCCATTCCAACCAGCTGTAAACTGGTCATATTTGATACCACGCTACAAGTAAGACAAGCTCATATATCCTGTATCTCATTTGGAAACCCACGGAGACTTGCTTGTAAATCCTCACTGTGTGAATTTATAACTCCCAAAGGTGAAGAAGGCCTTTTTTGCACTGGTGGCAAATGGCTTGAGGGCAGCGCCTTTATGGGACAGCAAGTTACAGAGATTTGTGGGTAAGACAAGGAAGCGATGGCATAGGCTCTGTGAAGTATGTGGCACTGAATTAGAATAATGGGAGCTTTTCTCTCACAGGTATGCTGACCATCACAGATTTCATCAACATCCTCCACTGCTACTACAAGTCCCCTATGGTGAGCATGAATACACTGCTTAAAGGCATTTAACATGTAGagaatatttatttcatatatatGTTTTGACGTTTCCCTCTGAAGGTTCAAATGTACGAGCTGGAGAGCCACAAGATCGAGACATGGAGAGGTGACTCATTTCAATGTAAATAACCAGCACAGACAGAGGCTGTTATCTCTGCGCACACGTCTCTGTTAATTTCCATTAGagctctccttctcttcttctgtctagACGTCTACTTGCAGTGCTCCAACCACTTCCTCATTACTATCTCTCCGGAGGCAAGGTGAGCGCGCACAACACCCTCAGATCTAATCTGTAATGCTATTTTAACTTTGTTTACATTCTGGTCATCGGCCTGTGCTGCCAGGCAGTGAAATCcctctgttgtctcttctgctCTTTCCTCTTAGCCTCTTTGATGCCATCTATTCCTTACTTAAATACAAGATCCACAGGCTGCCCGTCATCGATCCAGAGTCTGGAAACGTCTTGCACATTCTGACCCACAAAAGAATCCTCAAGTTCC
This genomic window contains:
- the prkag3a gene encoding 5'-AMP-activated protein kinase subunit gamma-1 isoform X2, translated to MRRMFRFAVLQVSFPEKKQELWKQEADATVYMNFMKSHCCYDAIPTSCKLVIFDTTLQVKKAFFALVANGLRAAPLWDSKLQRFVGMLTITDFINILHCYYKSPMVQMYELESHKIETWRDVYLQCSNHFLITISPEASLFDAIYSLLKYKIHRLPVIDPESGNVLHILTHKRILKFLHIFGKRIPKPAFTGKQIQELGIGTFRNIATVQETATLYDALSIFVERRVSALPVVDEQGKVVSLYSRFDVINLAAQKSYNNLDMTMREAVSRRPCFIEGVIKCYSDETLDTIIDRIVKAEVHRLVLVDRADVVKGIISLSDLLQAMVLTPAGIDALLS
- the prkag3a gene encoding 5'-AMP-activated protein kinase subunit gamma-1 isoform X1 — translated: MRRMFRFAVLQVSFPEKKQELWKQEADATVYMNFMKSHCCYDAIPTSCKLVIFDTTLQVKKAFFALVANGLRAAPLWDSKLQRFVGMLTITDFINILHCYYKSPMVQMYELESHKIETWRGDSFQYVYLQCSNHFLITISPEASLFDAIYSLLKYKIHRLPVIDPESGNVLHILTHKRILKFLHIFGKRIPKPAFTGKQIQELGIGTFRNIATVQETATLYDALSIFVERRVSALPVVDEQGKVVSLYSRFDVINLAAQKSYNNLDMTMREAVSRRPCFIEGVIKCYSDETLDTIIDRIVKAEVHRLVLVDRADVVKGIISLSDLLQAMVLTPAGIDALLS